One part of the Microlunatus elymi genome encodes these proteins:
- a CDS encoding phosphodiester glycosidase family protein gives MSISFARRGSVAALALVVLSAGWLMTPYAAAKPAPPTSPPPTGGLAGLDGADSVYLRQRGTAIAPGLNLTSFQRLQPGGWVTGHVMTADLTTPSLSLDVADGGTVSASNQTVGEFAGTDDRVVAAVNGDYFDMNASDAPVGTDVSSAGLRSAGSTPREAFTISGGRAAIQALMSAAEYAAGGSSTKIGSVNSPTFAADSIGLFNSVWGSYPIARLIPAADAVRVVRVVDGVVTAVSDDRSGITDAEAVPAGTSILVGRGQGAETLAALTIGEHVDLTVKASADVDLAVGGSQRLLTDGIPTTEDQVTAGRTAIGIGKDGSRLWVVSIDGRQGDSHGMTIQELAAMMADLGAWNALNLDGGGSTTLVARAAGTTEPTLTDRPSDGNQRKVTNALVFRSTAAPSAPGDAVARPELQPAAGLAVDGAAELLVGLSRTITGTGTDGNLAAASGGGRFRVPGRTLSIVSDQEQKTSDTLVVRGRDTGAATITYANRRHRTDTKITVHGPVQRIVASSQVLSIPSGDATGTLSLTAIDPDGYRVPVETRDVTVSAGDGITVAADGPASFTITPQRDLLSTKINFTVAGHQLTVPVTVGYQETQLADFVDAGSWTFAADRATGSVAPADGPDGKAGLGLSFDFSTSTATRGAYAVPPAPIAVPGQPQALALWIKGNGKGEWPRLMITKGDGTVTNLDPEQGASNPIISWNGWQQVRFPVPAGTPYPITLTKIRFMETRSDAGYTDQLAIADLRAQVPLDTELPDQVWPHDPAVIGNGTVDRRPQRIAVLSDTQFVARDPDSPIVQAGRRTLREIVAAKPDLLVIDGDFVDEGSPADLQLAQQILDQEIGTKIPYVYVPGNHEIMGGKISNFTDVFGPAATHRDLAGPGRTAIKIITLDSSSGTLHPAGSTDQLRMLQDQLADAASDPKITGVLIFDHHPVDDPQPDKASQLGDRYEAAALARTLSAFTAETGKSVAQVNGHVGIFYTDAAGGVTRVINGNSGKTPSGTAAQGGFTGWTMLGVDPRHGRVAAAASANPVPATGERLGWLRVETHARVDDLSLDAPAKLRRGASATVSATLIQDGDRRVPVAWPVSARWSGDRVRIDDDHGPAVLAFDSATGRLTALRSGTATLSVTVNGVTRTATVTVS, from the coding sequence ATGTCAATTTCGTTCGCGCGCCGGGGTTCGGTCGCTGCGCTCGCCCTGGTCGTGCTGTCCGCCGGCTGGCTGATGACGCCGTACGCGGCCGCGAAGCCGGCGCCGCCGACCAGCCCGCCACCGACCGGCGGGCTGGCGGGGCTGGACGGCGCCGACTCGGTCTACCTGCGGCAGCGCGGGACCGCGATCGCGCCCGGACTCAACCTCACCTCGTTCCAGCGGCTGCAGCCGGGCGGCTGGGTGACCGGGCACGTGATGACCGCTGATCTGACCACGCCGAGCCTGTCGCTGGACGTCGCCGACGGCGGTACGGTGTCGGCCTCCAATCAGACCGTCGGCGAGTTCGCCGGCACCGACGATCGCGTCGTGGCCGCGGTGAACGGGGACTACTTCGACATGAACGCCTCCGACGCCCCGGTCGGCACCGACGTCTCCAGTGCCGGTCTGCGCAGCGCCGGCTCGACCCCGCGAGAGGCCTTCACCATCAGCGGCGGCCGGGCCGCGATCCAGGCGCTGATGTCGGCAGCCGAATACGCCGCCGGCGGCAGCAGCACCAAGATCGGCTCGGTCAACTCGCCGACCTTCGCCGCCGACTCGATCGGCCTCTTCAACTCGGTCTGGGGCAGCTACCCGATCGCCCGGCTGATCCCGGCCGCCGATGCGGTCCGGGTGGTGCGGGTGGTCGACGGCGTGGTCACCGCCGTCAGTGACGACCGTTCCGGCATCACCGACGCCGAAGCCGTGCCGGCCGGCACCTCGATCCTGGTCGGCCGCGGCCAGGGCGCAGAAACCCTTGCTGCGTTGACGATCGGCGAACACGTCGACCTCACCGTCAAGGCCAGCGCCGATGTTGATCTTGCGGTCGGCGGCAGCCAGCGACTGCTCACCGACGGCATCCCGACCACCGAGGACCAGGTCACCGCCGGCCGGACCGCGATCGGCATCGGCAAGGACGGCAGCCGTCTCTGGGTGGTCAGCATCGACGGCCGTCAGGGCGACAGCCACGGCATGACCATCCAGGAACTGGCCGCGATGATGGCCGATCTCGGCGCCTGGAACGCGCTCAACCTGGACGGCGGCGGTTCCACCACGCTGGTCGCGCGTGCCGCCGGCACCACCGAGCCGACCCTGACCGACCGGCCGTCCGACGGCAACCAGCGCAAGGTGACCAACGCGCTGGTCTTCCGCTCCACGGCGGCCCCGTCGGCGCCTGGAGATGCCGTTGCCCGGCCCGAGCTGCAACCGGCCGCGGGACTGGCCGTCGACGGCGCCGCGGAGCTGCTGGTCGGGTTGAGCCGCACCATCACCGGCACCGGGACCGACGGCAACCTCGCCGCCGCGTCCGGCGGGGGCCGCTTCCGCGTCCCGGGCCGAACCCTGTCGATCGTGTCCGACCAAGAGCAGAAGACCTCCGACACCCTCGTGGTACGCGGCCGGGACACCGGAGCGGCGACGATCACCTACGCCAACCGCCGACACCGCACCGACACCAAGATCACCGTGCACGGCCCGGTGCAGCGCATCGTTGCCTCCAGCCAGGTGCTGTCGATTCCGTCCGGCGACGCGACCGGGACGCTGTCGCTGACCGCGATCGATCCGGACGGCTACCGAGTCCCGGTGGAGACTCGCGACGTTACGGTCAGCGCCGGCGACGGCATCACGGTCGCCGCCGACGGACCCGCGAGCTTCACGATCACGCCACAACGCGATCTGTTGTCGACCAAGATCAACTTCACCGTCGCCGGGCACCAGCTGACGGTGCCGGTCACGGTCGGCTACCAGGAGACGCAGCTGGCCGACTTCGTCGACGCCGGGTCCTGGACGTTCGCCGCGGACCGGGCCACCGGATCGGTGGCACCGGCCGACGGCCCGGACGGCAAAGCAGGGCTGGGATTGAGCTTCGACTTCAGCACCAGCACCGCCACCCGGGGTGCCTACGCCGTGCCGCCGGCCCCGATCGCGGTGCCCGGCCAGCCGCAGGCGCTCGCGCTCTGGATCAAGGGGAACGGCAAGGGCGAGTGGCCGCGGTTGATGATCACCAAGGGCGACGGCACGGTCACCAATCTCGATCCCGAGCAGGGGGCCAGCAACCCGATCATCAGCTGGAACGGCTGGCAGCAGGTCCGCTTCCCGGTGCCGGCCGGGACTCCGTACCCGATCACGCTGACCAAGATCAGATTCATGGAGACCCGGTCGGACGCCGGCTACACCGACCAGCTCGCGATCGCCGATCTGCGAGCGCAGGTGCCGCTGGACACCGAGCTGCCGGATCAGGTCTGGCCGCACGATCCGGCCGTGATCGGCAACGGCACAGTGGATCGTCGTCCGCAGCGGATCGCGGTGCTCAGCGACACCCAGTTCGTCGCCCGCGATCCCGATTCGCCGATCGTCCAGGCCGGCCGTCGTACGCTGCGGGAGATCGTCGCCGCCAAGCCGGACCTGCTCGTCATCGACGGCGACTTCGTCGACGAGGGATCGCCGGCGGATCTTCAACTGGCCCAGCAGATCCTGGACCAGGAGATCGGCACCAAGATCCCGTACGTCTATGTGCCCGGCAACCACGAGATCATGGGCGGCAAGATCAGCAACTTCACCGACGTCTTCGGCCCGGCCGCGACCCATCGTGATCTTGCCGGGCCAGGCCGTACCGCGATCAAGATCATCACCCTGGACTCGTCCTCGGGCACCCTGCATCCGGCCGGCTCCACCGATCAGCTGCGGATGCTTCAAGATCAACTCGCCGACGCGGCCAGCGACCCGAAGATCACCGGGGTGCTGATCTTCGATCATCATCCGGTCGACGATCCCCAACCGGACAAGGCATCCCAGCTCGGTGACCGGTACGAGGCAGCCGCGCTGGCCCGGACGCTGTCGGCGTTCACGGCCGAGACCGGCAAGTCCGTCGCCCAGGTCAACGGCCACGTCGGCATCTTCTACACCGACGCGGCCGGCGGCGTCACCCGAGTGATCAACGGCAACTCGGGCAAGACACCGAGCGGGACGGCCGCCCAAGGCGGTTTCACCGGCTGGACGATGCTCGGGGTCGATCCGCGCCATGGCCGGGTCGCGGCTGCTGCATCGGCCAACCCGGTTCCGGCGACCGGTGAGCGGCTGGGTTGGCTGCGGGTCGAGACCCATGCCCGGGTCGACGACCTCAGCCTCGACGCGCCGGCAAAGCTGCGCCGGGGCGCGTCGGCGACGGTGAGCGCGACGCTCATTCAGGACGGCGATCGCCGGGTCCCGGTGGCCTGGCCGGTCAGCGCCCGATGGTCCGGAGATCGAGTCCGGATCGACGATGATCACGGACCCGCGGTGCTCGCCTTCGACTCCGCCACCGGCCGGCTGACCGCGCTCCGCAGCGGCACGGCAACCCTGTCGGTCACCGTCAACGGCGTCACCCGTACCGCCACCGTCACCGTCAGCTGA
- a CDS encoding NUDIX hydrolase: MRNEELNSTHQDQLVKDRFRVVPAAYLILRRDDHVLLQQRSNTGYRDGYWAAGAAGHVEQGESVWRAACREAFEELGVEVEESNLEPLTTLHRTSRDADRRHSDLDERVDFFFTTQHWKGKPRTMEPEKSSGLDWFALDELPEPVVPHELQVLMALRAEFHGSGEIPAIMTHGW; the protein is encoded by the coding sequence GTGCGCAATGAAGAACTCAACTCGACCCATCAAGATCAACTTGTGAAGGATCGTTTCCGGGTCGTTCCCGCGGCGTACCTGATCCTCCGGCGTGACGACCACGTGCTGCTGCAGCAACGCAGCAACACCGGTTATCGCGACGGCTACTGGGCCGCCGGCGCCGCCGGCCACGTCGAGCAGGGTGAGTCGGTCTGGCGGGCCGCCTGCCGGGAGGCCTTCGAGGAGCTCGGCGTCGAGGTGGAGGAGTCCAACCTGGAGCCGCTGACCACCCTGCACCGCACCAGCCGGGACGCCGACCGGCGGCACAGTGACCTGGACGAACGCGTCGACTTCTTCTTCACAACCCAGCACTGGAAGGGAAAGCCCCGGACCATGGAGCCGGAGAAGTCCTCCGGCCTGGACTGGTTCGCCCTGGACGAACTGCCCGAGCCGGTGGTCCCGCACGAGCTCCAGGTGCTGATGGCGCTGCGCGCCGAATTCCACGGCAGCGGCGAGATCCCCGCCATCATGACCCACGGCTGGTAG
- a CDS encoding ankyrin repeat domain-containing protein yields the protein MGDPDPGSAADDSTSSNSDAPDGSAPHGSDPGELAGWLFDRARAGESEQLAAHIEAGMPVNLTDARGNTLLMLAAYHGHAGTVRTLIDHGATVDALNERGQTPLAGAVFKGYEDVVRLLVDAGANPRAGTPSAWDTATFFDRPDLLTILKSVDDRSERD from the coding sequence ATGGGCGACCCCGATCCCGGGTCGGCTGCCGACGATTCGACGTCCAGCAACTCCGACGCTCCCGACGGGTCCGCTCCTCACGGCTCGGATCCGGGGGAGTTGGCCGGGTGGCTGTTCGACCGCGCCCGGGCCGGCGAGTCGGAACAGCTGGCCGCCCACATCGAGGCCGGAATGCCGGTGAACCTGACCGACGCCCGCGGCAACACATTGCTGATGCTGGCCGCGTACCACGGTCACGCCGGCACGGTGCGGACGCTGATCGACCACGGGGCCACCGTGGACGCCCTGAACGAGCGCGGCCAGACCCCGTTGGCGGGCGCGGTCTTCAAGGGGTACGAGGACGTGGTGCGGCTGCTGGTGGATGCCGGCGCCAACCCCCGGGCGGGTACGCCGTCGGCCTGGGACACTGCTACCTTCTTCGACCGGCCCGATCTGTTGACGATCCTGAAGTCGGTGGACGACCGCAGCGAACGCGATTGA
- the lysS gene encoding lysine--tRNA ligase, translating to MSEDEFGSDVPEQTRVRHEKRARLLEQGKQPYPVSVPRTHSLRQVRDQWGQLETGEETQDRVGVTGRVVFVRNTGKLCFATLQEGLTQDSSVSRLQVMLSLAEVGEESLAAWKADVDLGDFVFVEGRVISSRRGELSVMASDWQLASKALRPMPTLHKELSDETRVRQRYADLTVREAARDMVRNRAAVTRSIRETLHTQGFVEIETPVLQLVHGGAHARPFNTHLNAFDIGMTLRIALELFLKRAVVGGVEQVYELGKIFRNEGSDHTHSPEFTMLEFYQAWGDQRTVAELTRKIIVDAADAVGMRQIESPMGTIDLDGEWAWLSVYPGLSAKLGEEITPQTDLPTLIKYADANGVEYDPAWGAQKLVMELFGELVEPDLIQPTFVCDYPPIAQPLARPHRDDPNLIEAWDLIIGGVERGTGFSELIDPVIQRDRLHQQSLEAAKGDPEAMQLDEDFLAALEFGAPPMGGVGLGIDRLLALFYGVGLRETVLFPLLKPEG from the coding sequence GTGAGCGAGGACGAATTCGGCAGCGACGTACCCGAGCAGACCCGGGTGCGGCACGAGAAGCGCGCCCGATTGCTGGAGCAGGGCAAGCAGCCGTACCCCGTCTCGGTGCCGCGCACCCACTCGCTGCGCCAGGTCCGCGATCAGTGGGGGCAGCTGGAGACCGGCGAGGAGACCCAGGACCGGGTCGGCGTCACCGGCCGGGTGGTCTTCGTCCGCAACACCGGCAAGCTCTGCTTCGCCACCCTGCAGGAGGGCCTCACCCAGGACAGCTCGGTCAGCCGGCTGCAGGTGATGCTGTCGCTGGCCGAGGTCGGCGAGGAGTCGCTGGCCGCCTGGAAGGCGGATGTTGATCTTGGTGACTTCGTCTTCGTCGAGGGCCGGGTGATCAGCTCCCGCCGTGGCGAGCTGTCGGTGATGGCTTCGGACTGGCAGCTGGCGTCGAAGGCGCTGCGGCCGATGCCGACCCTCCACAAGGAGTTGTCCGACGAGACCCGGGTCCGGCAACGCTACGCCGACCTGACCGTACGAGAAGCCGCCCGGGACATGGTCCGCAACCGGGCCGCGGTCACCCGCAGCATCCGAGAAACCCTGCACACACAGGGATTCGTGGAGATCGAGACGCCGGTGCTGCAGTTGGTGCACGGTGGCGCGCATGCCCGCCCGTTCAACACCCACCTGAACGCGTTCGACATCGGCATGACGTTGCGGATCGCGCTGGAGCTCTTCCTCAAGCGAGCCGTGGTCGGCGGCGTCGAACAGGTGTACGAGCTGGGCAAGATCTTCCGTAACGAGGGCAGCGATCACACCCACTCGCCCGAATTCACCATGCTCGAGTTCTACCAGGCCTGGGGTGATCAGCGAACCGTCGCCGAACTCACCCGCAAGATCATCGTGGACGCAGCCGATGCGGTTGGCATGCGACAGATCGAGAGCCCCATGGGCACCATTGATCTTGACGGGGAGTGGGCCTGGCTGAGCGTCTATCCGGGTCTGTCTGCCAAGCTGGGCGAGGAGATCACCCCGCAGACCGATCTGCCGACCTTGATCAAATACGCCGACGCGAACGGGGTCGAGTACGACCCGGCGTGGGGTGCGCAGAAGCTGGTGATGGAGCTGTTCGGCGAGTTGGTCGAGCCGGACCTGATCCAGCCCACCTTCGTCTGCGACTATCCGCCGATCGCGCAGCCGTTGGCCCGGCCGCACCGCGATGATCCGAACCTGATCGAGGCCTGGGATCTGATCATCGGCGGCGTCGAACGCGGCACCGGGTTCAGCGAGTTGATCGATCCGGTGATCCAGCGTGATCGGCTCCACCAGCAGTCGCTGGAGGCCGCCAAGGGCGATCCGGAGGCGATGCAGCTGGACGAGGATTTCCTTGCCGCGTTGGAATTCGGCGCTCCGCCGATGGGCGGTGTGGGGCTCGGCATCGATCGTTTGCTGGCGCTCTTCTACGGCGTCGGGCTGCGCGAAACGGTCTTGTTCCCGCTGCTCAAGCCGGAGGGCTGA
- a CDS encoding DUF5302 domain-containing protein, producing MTSDNDNTAQNSNGQESAQEATKRRFREALEAKQGRNGTDHVDSDPHPTEHAHGPVDAKRTFRRKTG from the coding sequence ATGACCTCCGATAACGACAACACAGCCCAGAACTCGAACGGGCAGGAGTCCGCGCAGGAGGCGACCAAGCGTCGCTTCCGGGAGGCCTTGGAAGCCAAGCAGGGCCGCAACGGCACCGACCACGTCGACTCCGATCCGCACCCGACCGAGCATGCGCATGGCCCGGTGGACGCCAAGCGGACCTTCCGCCGCAAGACCGGCTAG
- a CDS encoding HAD-IA family hydrolase — protein MPTELIDRTFAAVIFDMDGTLIDSTPAVLRAWTQWAIDERVPAAALTGFHGVPAEGVVAAVLPAERQAEALERINRLELTDTEGIVPLPGAIDAFDRLPVDRVAIATSCTAPLAEARLTASGLRWPKVLVTVDDVEHGKPAPDPYLAAAERLGFDPADCLVVEDAPKGLQSARAAGAATLAVITTSPRSELQADLVVENLAAVGWETDPTSGEIRLIRHVGAGA, from the coding sequence ATGCCCACCGAACTGATCGACCGGACGTTCGCGGCGGTGATCTTCGACATGGACGGCACCCTGATCGACTCGACGCCGGCGGTGCTTCGCGCGTGGACCCAGTGGGCGATCGACGAGCGGGTGCCGGCCGCCGCGCTGACCGGCTTCCACGGCGTGCCGGCAGAGGGCGTGGTGGCTGCGGTGCTGCCGGCGGAGCGGCAGGCCGAGGCGTTGGAGCGGATCAACCGCCTGGAGCTGACCGACACCGAGGGCATCGTGCCGTTGCCCGGCGCGATCGACGCCTTCGACCGGTTGCCGGTCGACCGGGTAGCCATCGCGACCTCCTGTACGGCGCCGCTGGCCGAGGCTCGGCTGACGGCGTCCGGGCTGAGGTGGCCGAAGGTGCTGGTCACCGTCGACGACGTCGAGCACGGGAAACCGGCGCCGGACCCGTACCTGGCAGCGGCCGAGCGGCTCGGCTTCGACCCGGCGGACTGCCTGGTGGTCGAGGACGCGCCCAAGGGACTCCAGTCGGCTCGTGCCGCCGGGGCGGCGACCCTGGCCGTGATCACCACCAGCCCGCGGAGCGAGCTGCAGGCCGATCTGGTGGTGGAGAACCTGGCCGCCGTCGGCTGGGAGACAGATCCGACGAGCGGTGAGATCCGCCTGATCCGTCACGTCGGTGCAGGGGCCTGA
- a CDS encoding CDP-alcohol phosphatidyltransferase family protein has product MSTVDDLGRLAELAADGSGPLVLADAELRISLPAVLDLLDVPGDPTAALVADPRNIEAPRQPEVDLDRATVLRVGVDGRTIESAGSVRHRVGEPNRVSVGLLRVRAADRDRAAELWRTAVDELAGHPELITGNNLFDLALLILVRGGLPLGGQPLGYYDWSRPGRDHSHVGQRGLGSSPWRQRLRSASRLGDGAYSAAVVRPLSRLGTRLALRIGLTPNVITAISLGVGIVAGLLILTGTGWAWVAAAVLLQLALVIDCMDGEVARFTRRFSAFGGWLDGIGDRIKEYLVFAAVAAVGVRDGHSSAWLLAIIAMVIVTARHLEDYAYTDRTTVLRAAGAADRARALLRSILDPVDAGLAADPSARTSLPAPASRNQRISFWVKKIAHVPIAERYLILSLTLLTRQPLWVLIAAIAVSAFALAWTAGGRFLRALKTPDLSASQGAMATSAADRSGELDDQLDVGRLARFAGVVRIPYLICVAVMIGCWLAMILGICLGWWLLTLIAAVVLIFAVGGTLRAPLVHGLGWLALPLVWIAEAAVISALLADEVAGLLIFVTLAAIAYRRYELIYSIRLRGRMGPAPLLGLDGRLLLVAVLFAIAQLNGNVVEILSWGLVLLTTETLVEAVTGTLRRWRARPGAVTDTAQANRSPEANRSNEE; this is encoded by the coding sequence TTGAGCACGGTTGATGATCTTGGTCGGTTGGCCGAGCTGGCCGCGGACGGCAGCGGGCCGTTGGTGCTTGCCGACGCCGAGCTGCGGATCAGTCTGCCGGCGGTTCTGGATCTGCTGGACGTGCCGGGTGATCCGACTGCGGCGCTGGTCGCTGATCCGCGCAACATCGAGGCGCCGCGGCAGCCGGAAGTTGATCTTGATCGGGCCACTGTGCTGCGGGTGGGGGTGGACGGCCGGACGATCGAGTCGGCGGGCAGTGTCCGGCATCGGGTCGGCGAGCCGAACCGGGTCTCGGTCGGGCTGCTGCGGGTCCGGGCCGCCGACCGCGATCGTGCCGCCGAGCTCTGGCGTACGGCGGTGGATGAGCTTGCCGGCCATCCGGAGTTGATCACCGGCAACAACCTCTTCGACCTGGCGTTGTTGATCTTGGTACGGGGTGGGTTGCCGCTCGGCGGACAACCGCTGGGCTACTACGACTGGTCCCGGCCGGGCCGCGACCACTCTCACGTCGGCCAGCGCGGGCTCGGGTCGTCGCCGTGGCGGCAGCGGCTGCGTTCCGCGTCCCGGCTGGGGGACGGTGCCTACTCCGCCGCGGTGGTCCGGCCGCTGTCGCGGCTGGGCACTCGGCTGGCGCTGCGGATCGGGCTGACGCCGAACGTGATCACCGCGATCAGTCTGGGTGTCGGCATCGTCGCCGGGTTGTTGATCTTGACCGGTACGGGGTGGGCCTGGGTGGCGGCTGCGGTGCTGCTGCAGTTGGCCCTGGTGATCGACTGCATGGACGGCGAGGTCGCTCGCTTCACCCGCCGCTTCTCCGCGTTCGGCGGCTGGCTGGACGGCATCGGCGATCGGATCAAGGAGTATCTGGTCTTCGCCGCCGTCGCAGCGGTCGGCGTACGCGATGGGCATTCGTCGGCCTGGCTGTTGGCGATCATCGCGATGGTGATCGTCACCGCCCGGCATCTGGAGGATTACGCCTACACCGATCGGACCACGGTCCTGCGCGCCGCCGGTGCAGCCGATCGGGCCCGAGCGCTTCTGCGGTCGATTCTCGATCCGGTCGACGCCGGGTTGGCCGCCGACCCGTCCGCGCGTACGAGTTTGCCCGCACCCGCCTCGCGCAACCAGCGGATCTCCTTCTGGGTAAAGAAGATCGCCCACGTACCGATCGCCGAACGCTATCTGATCTTGAGCCTCACCCTGCTCACCAGGCAGCCGTTGTGGGTGCTGATCGCCGCCATCGCGGTCTCCGCGTTCGCCCTGGCCTGGACAGCCGGCGGCCGCTTCCTCCGCGCCCTCAAAACTCCCGACTTGTCAGCCTCACAAGGCGCCATGGCGACCTCTGCCGCTGACAGGTCGGGAGAACTTGATGATCAGCTGGACGTCGGCCGGCTGGCCCGGTTCGCCGGCGTGGTCAGGATCCCGTACCTGATCTGCGTTGCGGTCATGATCGGCTGCTGGCTGGCGATGATCTTGGGCATCTGCCTGGGCTGGTGGCTGCTGACCCTGATCGCCGCGGTGGTGTTGATCTTCGCGGTCGGCGGCACCCTGCGAGCGCCACTGGTGCATGGGCTCGGCTGGCTGGCCCTGCCGCTGGTCTGGATCGCCGAGGCGGCAGTGATCAGCGCGCTGCTGGCCGACGAGGTAGCCGGCTTGTTGATCTTCGTCACTCTCGCCGCCATCGCCTACCGGCGGTACGAGTTGATCTACTCGATCCGGCTCCGCGGCCGGATGGGCCCGGCTCCGTTGCTGGGGCTGGACGGACGGCTGCTGTTGGTCGCGGTGCTGTTCGCGATCGCGCAGCTGAACGGCAACGTGGTCGAAATTCTGAGCTGGGGTCTGGTGTTGCTCACCACGGAGACCCTGGTCGAGGCCGTCACCGGCACGCTGCGCCGCTGGCGAGCCCGGCCCGGCGCGGTGACGGACACAGCCCAGGCGAACCGAAGCCCAGAAGCGAACCGAAGCAACGAGGAGTAG
- a CDS encoding site-2 protease family protein: protein MFGTTLPLGRIAGIRIRAHWSVVIVLAMLAWVLGSSVLPASVPGYSSLAYGLASLLFAVCFLGGLLAHELTHSFIARRFGLEVDGITLWALGGVAQLKGEPPSPKADLLVAAGGPAMSALIGGACLGASYLFDDGSTPLLLIAGLAWLGVTNLFLAGFNLLPGTPLDGGRVLRSAVWRATGNRAKAVAVAARCGQVLGVLLIAAGIAELVFWRQTTGLWLAVIGLFLISSARSELNAERARGRLVTILVRTVMDSRPTLAPGWWPIDAFLQQLGPNPRRRVFCVMSEQNQLIGLTSLAELNGLAGTGGGGLRIADVCRDAPRQVGPDEPLLQALSGISLRPGLDLLAVLDDDRLIGVVDADDLVRS, encoded by the coding sequence ATGTTCGGGACAACGCTGCCGCTGGGACGGATCGCCGGGATCCGGATCCGGGCGCACTGGTCGGTCGTCATCGTGCTGGCGATGCTGGCCTGGGTGCTCGGCAGCAGCGTGCTGCCCGCGTCGGTGCCGGGCTACAGCTCGCTCGCGTACGGGTTGGCCTCGCTGTTGTTCGCCGTCTGCTTCCTCGGCGGGCTGCTGGCCCACGAACTCACCCACTCCTTCATCGCCCGCCGGTTCGGGCTGGAGGTGGACGGCATCACGCTGTGGGCGCTCGGCGGCGTGGCCCAGCTGAAGGGCGAGCCGCCGAGCCCGAAGGCCGACCTGCTGGTGGCGGCCGGCGGACCGGCGATGAGCGCGCTGATCGGCGGCGCGTGCCTGGGCGCCTCGTACCTCTTCGACGACGGCAGCACGCCACTGCTGCTGATCGCCGGGCTCGCCTGGCTCGGCGTGACCAACCTCTTCCTGGCCGGCTTCAACCTGTTGCCCGGGACGCCGCTGGACGGCGGCCGGGTGCTGCGCTCGGCGGTCTGGCGGGCCACCGGCAATCGGGCCAAGGCGGTGGCGGTCGCGGCCCGTTGTGGGCAGGTCCTCGGCGTGCTGCTGATCGCTGCCGGCATCGCCGAGTTGGTGTTCTGGCGGCAGACCACCGGGCTGTGGCTGGCAGTGATCGGACTGTTCCTGATCTCCTCGGCCCGCAGCGAACTCAACGCCGAACGCGCCCGCGGCCGATTGGTCACGATCCTCGTTCGCACCGTGATGGACAGCCGACCGACGCTGGCGCCCGGCTGGTGGCCGATCGACGCCTTCCTGCAGCAGTTGGGTCCCAACCCGCGGCGGCGGGTCTTCTGCGTGATGTCCGAGCAGAACCAACTGATCGGGCTGACCAGCCTGGCCGAACTGAACGGTCTCGCCGGCACCGGCGGTGGCGGCCTGCGGATCGCCGACGTCTGCCGGGACGCGCCCCGCCAGGTCGGCCCGGACGAGCCGCTGCTGCAGGCGCTCTCCGGAATCTCCCTGCGACCGGGACTCGACCTGCTCGCCGTCCTCGACGACGATCGGCTGATCGGTGTCGTGGACGCCGACGATCTGGTCCGGTCGTGA
- a CDS encoding TetR/AcrR family transcriptional regulator, with product MPRATALPPDERRSQILDAAEPLLRVHGRKVSTREIAQAAEVAEGTIFRVFDSKEDLINQTIVRAIRAERTVAQLEEIDPDLDLEDTLVAVAQVLRERLRQTFELLRSIGPPANATEQDRQAFHDYMVDQNRLITAAVTQLIGPDQDQLVLTLDQTVQLLTTLTMTVSHPLLSRAHELSHLSDDPRALVDLLLHGALIDSTRTRQSFDHRSADPAPMDISAWASAPAS from the coding sequence GTGCCTCGCGCGACCGCCCTACCACCCGATGAACGCCGCAGCCAGATCCTGGATGCGGCCGAACCGCTGCTCCGCGTCCACGGACGCAAGGTCAGCACCCGAGAGATCGCCCAGGCCGCCGAGGTTGCCGAGGGCACCATCTTCCGGGTGTTCGACAGCAAGGAAGATCTGATCAACCAGACCATCGTTCGGGCCATCCGGGCCGAACGGACCGTCGCACAGTTGGAGGAGATCGACCCGGATCTTGATCTCGAGGACACTCTGGTCGCGGTCGCGCAAGTCCTGCGCGAACGGCTCCGGCAGACCTTCGAGCTGCTCCGCAGCATCGGCCCGCCGGCCAATGCCACCGAGCAGGACCGGCAGGCCTTCCACGACTACATGGTCGATCAGAATCGGTTGATCACCGCCGCGGTCACCCAGCTGATCGGGCCCGACCAAGATCAACTCGTACTGACCCTGGACCAGACCGTTCAACTGCTCACCACTCTCACCATGACCGTCTCGCACCCGCTGCTCTCCCGTGCGCATGAGCTGTCACACCTGTCGGATGATCCGCGTGCGCTGGTCGATCTGCTCCTGCACGGGGCTCTGATCGACAGCACGCGGACTCGGCAGTCCTTCGATCATCGCTCCGCCGACCCCGCCCCGATGGACATTTCCGCCTGGGCATCCGCTCCCGCCTCCTAA